The region GGGGGTAGTGCCCTTGGGCGcaagagctgggagctgggatcCAGGATGGTATACTCAAAGCTGGTACCCAAGGCCCCCTCTGGCCCGGGCTTCAGGGACAAAGCAGATGAGCAGGAGGATGCTTCTGAGCCTTTATCCATGGCTACTATGTCCAAACCGCCATCAGGCTGTGGGAGATCCTCACTGGGTGGGTTCTGGGGCAGCAACCACTTGTCCAGCACCAGGTAGGTGTCCTGGGTATGTTCACTGCCCACTGGCTCCAGCAGGGgtccctcatcctctgcccctgGCTCCACAGCCTGTGTCGCCCCCCAGCAGCGCTCAGAGAGGACTTCCAGGGGGGCGGGTGGGTCCTCTGCAAAGGGAGTGCAGGGGCTCCACCAAAGACAGCCCTCATTCTGGTAGAGCCACAGCTGGGGAAACAGCACCAGCCTGCTCAGAGACCTGGGGTTCAGCTGTAGGAGCAGGGAAGCCCCAGGCCCTGAGGGGACAACCATGCCACCTACCTGGAAGTTACCCTTGTGGGTGGTGAAGAGGCCCTCAAACTCACTCTCAGGGCTTGGGATGCCAGGCCAGATCTTCTGCTTCAGAGTCCTGGCGAAGCCAAAAGAACCAAGAACATGGGTATGTGTCACTGAACACCCACCACTACCCTGTTAGGAGCAGTCACAGGGACACAAATAGTCCTGGCCCCTTGTGATCGCAGTGGAGGCAGAAGAATGCATAGGGGCAGAGGAACAGAGGCTCTGGCTTGCACCTGCAAGGCCTATAGGTGGGTGACTGGAGCAGGGTTTTGAAGGATGCATAGGAGTTCAATATGCACTTTTGTTACTTCCCTTCTCACTCCTTTCCATAATATTCCCCCAATGTactcagaataaaattcaaactcctccccacagccctgcagCCAGCCTGGCATGTTCTGACCCCCTGTCACCTCCCTCACCTCATCATTTACCACTCTCTCCTAAGACATTCTGCTCTAGCCAGAGAGCCCTTCTTGGCAGCTGCTTCAATGTTCCAAGctcattcccacctcagggcttttgcacttgctgtttcttttcaattttcaCGTGACTGCCTTCTTCCAACCTTCAGGTTTCCATTCTGATGTCACCTCCCAGAGGTCTTTCCTGATCATCCTGTCATGTCCCCAGGCCCCACTTGTTTCTGTGATATCACAATGCATAATCAAATAACTGTTGGTTCCCTTGTAATTTGACTCAAGTAGGAGATCCACAATGTGAGGGACATGTTTGTTTTCCACTTTCTCCCCTGTGCCTAGCACACAGCTGGCACTCCGTATGTATTTTTCAACCAAGTAAATAAAACAAGGCCTTGAAAGACACCTAGGAGGCTGCTTGGCAGACAAGGCAGGAAGGGCATTctgggcagaaggaacagcatgtgcctAGGCTTGAGGGTATGAAACCACATATTATGTGCTGGAAATTCCAAAAACCTCAGGATGGCTGGTCCTACCGTAAAGAATCTAAGGAGCTTCACAACAGAGGCAGGAGGCACTCAGGGTGTTAAATCTTTCCATTAAGCCCATCCGGGGATTTTACAAAAGTGGATAAAACTGGGAAAAGGAACGAGCAAAGGAATTCAAGAAGGAGCAGCCACGGAGGCTGAAGGAAAACCAGGTGAATGTTCCCAGGGAATTTTAACTAAGAGTCTGGGTCTGGTCTGGCTtgcaccccagccctgccactgacCCCTCACTGTGTGTCCCTGGGCAAATGCCTGCCTGTCTCTGAGCCTAGCTTTCCACAGCCAAAGAATGGTGGGGAGGAGTCTGGGCTAGGTACCCGAATGGGGCGCTCACCTGCGGTGGGAGAGCAGGGCGAGCACGGCCAGCAGCATCAGGATGAGCACGAGGATGAGGGAGAGCGTCAGGATGAGGGGGTCCAAgtctgaggagcagggaggaagtCAGGGTGGTGGGAATGCCCCATGTTCTGCTCTAGCCCCTCCTACGCCCCTACCTGGGGCCTCACCACTAGCTGTCAGCAGCGACGCAGGCTCGGACCAGGCGCTCCAGAAGCCACCGAAGCTCGGCTCGGCCATACGCGCGCGTACCATGAAGGTGTAACGCGTTCCGCCCCGAAGGTTGCTCAGCACGCACTCAGTGCGGCCGTCCAGGATCTCcacctgggggcggggcctgggtgAGAGGCGTGGCCAGAGGGGGCGGGGCGAGCAGAGAAAAGCCCGGGGGGCGACACTGagccaatcagagaaaggaaGGACAGCTCCCAAGCGCAGCCGTGAGGGGGAAGGGCACTGAAGGCAAGAAGCGGCTTCCAGGAAGGCTCTGGGCCAATCAGGACGGGGCCCCAGGGAGCAGAGGGCGGACTTGGGCGGGGCCAGAGCCTTGAGGGTCGGGACCTTGAAGGGATCTAGTATTTGGGACACTGGGGTAAGTGGGATTGGGTCCAGGTGGGCTGGGGAGGCACTGGGGAAGAAGACGTGTCAGTGGGCGTGGAGGTGTCTCGGGCAGGGAGACGACGGGCGTCAGAGGCGGGGCCTGGAGGGGCGCGGCTAGGGGGCGGGGCCGTGGTGACCATCTGGGCGGGGTTTGGAGGGAGGAGGCGGGGCTGTCCACCGTGGAGCCTCTGGGGCTGGCGGTAGGGACAGCCTCACCTTCTGTGCGCCCCCCGCGACGTTGCCAGAGGAGATGTTCACTTCGTAGCGGATGAGGCTGGCCACGGGGGCCCCAGGAGGCGGGAGCCAACGCAGTACCACGTGGCCGCCCTCGTCGGCCCGCCGCGCCAGCAGCTCCGCTGGGGGGTCCAGGAGCACTGAGGAGAGGGGTTGATCAGGCGGGCGGTGACCGTGACTCCCTCACCCGACAAGGTTCCCTTTCCCTGCGCACTTACCCACTTCGTTGATGTGGATGATACGGTGATAGCGTGGAGCGCCCGAGGATACCGCTGTGACGCGCAACTCTAAGGGCACGAAGCTCGACGTGTCGGCCGTGGGCAACGAGCACCAGAAACGCACAGCGCCGCGAGCCGTGGGCGCCTGGTGCAGGCTGCATGGCTTCCATGGCTCACCCCTGTGCGCGAAGGGGCCAGAGAGGCGAGGGAGCAAGTTGGGAGTGGGGGTGCGACAGGTTGTTATTGCCTGGACCGTGGGCGCATTTTGGGCACCACCACCAAGGGGCGTCCCAGCCCCGACGCACGCGACGCCTTAGTCCTGTCGGAGGGGTGCTGTCCCTGCCCTACAGTTTGGGATCGCCCTTCAACGGAGATCGCGGGAGGGTTCCAACCCCAGCCACTAGGGGGCCGTGTCAGCCCTGACCCCGCGGGCATCCCACCAGTGACCACCTGGGCAGGTGCCATCCGGCCCCTGACCCCAGCAGATGTCCCAAAGCGTGAGCTCCGGGGTGCGCTCtgtcctgcccacccaccccgTCCTCAGAGCGTGGGGGCGCTCCACTTGCCCCGCCGCACTCACTCGAGCTGGTAGAAGAAGCTGTAGCTGTCGGGGCCGATCCCGGCGCTTGCCGCTTCCTCCCAGAAACACACCAAGTCCTCCAACCGTTCGGTGAAGCACAGAAGCTCTTCGGGCCCGCGGGCAGCCAGCAGGGCCGCTGCGGGTGGGAACAAGGGGCGGGGGTCGGGGCAGCCCTGTCTTCGGGCCACCGcgtcctccccctccctcctgccgcCTGTGCGAACCGATAAGAAAAAAGCCCCGCCTCGCTCTCTGCCCCAAGCGGGGCCCCTCGAAGGGTCCCCAGAGGTGGTGCCCCCCGAACTCCCAAGCACAGGTTGCTTGCCTTACTGTTCCCACACACATCCCCGCCCACCCCACAATGCGCTGGACTGCGCGCAGCTAGCCAGGCCTCCGCCTCCCgctgcccgccccgccccaggccaGGACGGGCGTGCCACTGAAGTGTGCGGAGGTGGCGGGCTCCCCTATCGGCCCCGGCAGGCTGCCGGCGGCCCGATAACGCCAACCGTGGCCCCgtcccccgccccttcccccaacccGGCAGGCCGAGGGATCTGGCGCCCGCGTACAAACCATGTTTACAGTCGCCAGCGGCCCGGGCCCTCTGCCTCGACCCGGGctttgtcctccctccctccagtgcAGGGTCGGCTAGGTCCCTTTCTCCTCAGGGACTCTAGACGTCGAGGCCTAGACCCAGCACCGCCCCTGCCCCATTAGGATATATCATGTCCCAGGCTCCCTGGAAAGATAAAACGGGAACCTCATGTCCCCCTCCAGACCCAGTCTGGAGTCTTAGAACCCAGTATGCTACACCAGGTTCCAGTCCAAGAAGTTCAGAGACCAGCTTGGCCCTGAGGACCTAAACTGGAGGTTCAGAACCCGATAATGCCCCCAGGACCCAGGCTGGAAGTTCAGGCCTGAGCATTGCCCCCAGGACCTAGTGCGGGGGTCCCACACCGATCCACCCTTACCTTTACTTTCAAACTTGGGGTCCAGGGGTTTGGGTGGGGAAGCCCAGGCGGCCCCAGcgagcaagagacagagagagccgaCTCCAGGCCAGAGGTACGCCCAGAGGTACGCCCAGAGGTGATCCATGATGCAACCCCCCGCGACGGGGGGCCCAGGGCCCCTGCCCCCCTTCTGCCCCTGGCACAATCCACAGCTGGTCAGCAGCTGCCTCCGCCGGACACAGCTGACCAGGCCCTTCCCAGCCAGGCGCCTCCAAGTGGCAGCTCCCCCGAGGGGGCGGGACCACACGCAGCCAGGGCTGAGATAAGCGGGAGGAGGCCGCCCTGCTGGTCCCGCGGGAGGCCCCAGGGGCCCtcaggccccccaccccaccccgcggCCACTTGGGGGTCAGGAACAGTGCCGGTTTCTGTGGCAGACACACTTTCTTACTGTATGACCCTGGGCAGGTGACTTATCTGAGCTTCAGCCTTCATGTCTGTAAAACCCGGCTTGGCACATAGCAAACATTCCAAAAATGTAAGATACTGCTATTATCTTGCTAATCAACATCTCTTCCCAGTCTGGGtgggaataaataatcctaataGTGACTGGCGGTTGAGTGTTTGCACGGTGTTAGGCAGTGCGGCCAGACAGTATGTACCATATGATCCTGTATTGGTAAAATAACATACATTCTGGATGTTGAGATTTGTGATTTCTTTGGAAAAGTTTTACTCTTGGGATATTTTTACTGTTGGGATTTTATTTTACGAGGAATGTGCAGTTCTTTTAATCTGGAAAGTAATTATAGTACACACGGTGAAAGCTTTTCGC is a window of Zalophus californianus isolate mZalCal1 chromosome 1, mZalCal1.pri.v2, whole genome shotgun sequence DNA encoding:
- the EPOR gene encoding erythropoietin receptor isoform X1; the encoded protein is MDHLWAYLWAYLWPGVGSLCLLLAGAAWASPPKPLDPKFESKAALLAARGPEELLCFTERLEDLVCFWEEAASAGIGPDSYSFFYQLEGEPWKPCSLHQAPTARGAVRFWCSLPTADTSSFVPLELRVTAVSSGAPRYHRIIHINEVVLLDPPAELLARRADEGGHVVLRWLPPPGAPVASLIRYEVNISSGNVAGGAQKVEILDGRTECVLSNLRGGTRYTFMVRARMAEPSFGGFWSAWSEPASLLTASDLDPLILTLSLILVLILMLLAVLALLSHRRTLKQKIWPGIPSPESEFEGLFTTHKGNFQLWLYQNEGCLWWSPCTPFAEDPPAPLEVLSERCWGATQAVEPGAEDEGPLLEPVGSEHTQDTYLVLDKWLLPQNPPSEDLPQPDGGLDIVAMDKGSEASSCSSALSLKPGPEGALGTSFEYTILDPSSQLLRPRALPPELPPTPPHIKYLYLMVSDSGISTDYSSGGSQGAQGDSSNGPFSNPYENSLIPAPEPSPPSYVACS
- the EPOR gene encoding erythropoietin receptor isoform X3, producing the protein MDHLWAYLWAYLWPGVGSLCLLLAGAAWASPPKPLDPKFESKAALLAARGPEELLCFTERLEDLVCFWEEAASAGIGPDSYSFFYQLEGEPWKPCSLHQAPTARGAVRFWCSLPTADTSSFVPLELRVTAVSSGAPRYHRIIHINEVVLLDPPAELLARRADEGGHVVLRWLPPPGAPVASLIRYEVNISSGNVAGGAQKVEILDGRTECVLSNLRGGTRYTFMVRARMAEPSFGGFWSAWSEPASLLTASDLDPLILTLSLILVLILMLLAVLALLSHRRTLKQKIWPGIPSPESEFEGLFTTHKGNFQAIGAAEKGLELRLKFWIWQPE
- the EPOR gene encoding erythropoietin receptor isoform X2; translated protein: MDHLWAYLWAYLWPGVGSLCLLLAGAAWASPPKPLDPKFESKAALLAARGPEELLCFTERLEDLVCFWEEAASAGIGPDSYSFFYQLEGEPWKPCSLHQAPTARGAVRFWCSLPTADTSSFVPLELRVTAVSSGAPRYHRIIHINEVVLLDPPAELLARRADEGGHVVLRWLPPPGAPVASLIRYEVNISSGNVAGGAQKVEILDGRTECVLSNLRGGTRYTFMVRARMAEPSFGGFWSAWSEPASLLTASDLDPLILTLSLILVLILMLLAVLALLSHRRTLKQKIWPGIPSPESEFEGLFTTHKGNFQRTHPPPWKSSLSAAGGRHRLWSQGQRMRDPCWSQWAVNIPRTPTWCWTSGCCPRTHPVRISHSLMAVWT